The sequence below is a genomic window from Xyrauchen texanus isolate HMW12.3.18 chromosome 46, RBS_HiC_50CHRs, whole genome shotgun sequence.
GCTCTTGCTCATCCAGGGTCTGCCTTTACAGTAGTTTGCTTCTTATCTAAAGGGCAGGAATTTTTTTGGGTAAACACTGGGTCCTCTTCCTCATCATCTGGACCCATATCATGTGGTGTTCCGCAGGGATCCATTTTAggacctctttttttttttccctttatatgcttcctctgagctcccatcttttaaaaatatatagtttcgTATCGTTGACTAGACGATAATTGCTTGCTTGACAATCTTTAAACATGCCTAGCTGAATTCAAGAGTTGCATGGCCAATAACTTCCTTtaattgaacaaaaataaaatactagGCTCTCATGATTCCATTACTGCCTTTAGAAATCAGTTAGGTGTTAACACAAACATTgtgtacatcttgtggctatacttttgaaacagtgagtatgtttaacatttacagattggccccattcacttccattgtaagtgcatcactgtaactcatattgtttttgctttttttttaagaaaagagggatgagtctaaattattttgataatccataatatgccacaaacgctgctgactgagcttaacttgtattgaacccggaatattcctttaagagttttTCCTTCTAATGTAGGTTCTGGCAGAGTGACCTTCAGAAGTCAGAGGAGCTACTTGAAAGCTGTGACTGGTGCATTTGTGCAGATAAAAACCTGCAAGTTTACCAAGAAGGTACTGAAGAGTAGAACCTACTGTATATAAAACAGAAACATAAGATAATTACAGCCCTGTGTATTTACCTCACTCAACTGCTGTTTCTATTTCTCATCTTCTGTCTCTACCTTCTGTAGGTCCAGATTGACCCATATTTGGCGGACTCTGTGTGCCAAATATGTAACAGTCAGCCCGGCCCATACTTCTGTAGGGCTCAGGTATTAACCAAATGCTGTGGAGCATCAAGGCTTATTTAATCCACCTGAAAAGAATAGgacccccaaaaatgaaatgctgttccaaacccctatgagatgttttaataaatattgcaGCCTGTCTTTTCAATAGAATGGAAGTTGATAATGattcactttaaagctttaaaaaaggGCCCGAAAGTACACCAAGATTttcacttaaaggggtcatggcatgAGGGATAAAAGTGTCCTTGGTATTTTGCCATAaaagaggtcattctactataaaaacacatTGTGAGTTTCAGAACTCAACACAATACCAGtgcaataaaagcctttattgaaaccaagctgcaaaagcgcctcgttctctacttcctgaAGAGAAGCCTTTCTCTTTCGTTCATCTACTCTGTCTCTGCCTTtcacatctgcactatttttaattgttggtgtatgtaaacatgcactagatggatatctttgaccattttgatgcacTTCCAGTGATGTGTATGCATCTATTTAccatgctttggactatgtatgaGTGTTTTTTTGGCTTATATCAGCGTGGATTGCTCACGTAcaataatatgattcaagctttgcaaaggaactttcATTGAAAGAtgtggcagttaaaaacacttggacccgaTTGCAAAAACATAAGTAAAGTCAAAATCAAATGTCATAACTCTTTATGGGaatgagtgttaacagttgtacgtgagataaataatatatttgtatacaaTGTGTTGGATTTGCATTGTGTAAATCCtgaaattttcttttatttatttttttatcccattttctccccaatttaggtgtggttactcaactcaatccgggtggtggaggacaagtctcagttgcctccgcttctgagacagtcaatctgcgcatcttatctcatggctcgttgtgcatgacaccacggagactcacaacatgtggaggttcatgctactctccgtgacccatgcacaacttaccatgcaccccattgagagcgagaaccactaatcgtgaccacaagaaggttagcccatgtgactctaccctccctagcaaccgggccaatttggttgcttaggagaccagactgaagtcactcagcacaccctcaTCAGTGTCAATACTCCCcctctgaaatgtagttttataatataGTGGAGCTTGTTCGTGCACTTCTGACTGAGTtttaaatatggctgtatttaagGGGCTACATGATGgttgccaatcataacagtgggcatttatgttgaagttttaaggaggcacttAGACTAACACCAAAGGTTTTAGACAGAGGGCCAAAGACATGGTGGAAAAATGATCATATTTACGTTATGACAAATGCCATAAAATTTacgttttggtgcaaaaaaaaaccaaactatactaacattatcagtggacctctgggaagaaaaactacattaaaaaaaaagagcatttcatgaccccttttaaATTTCAGGTTGTGTCTCACCAAAATCTTTatatgctttcagaagacttgcaatatGATGCATGACTCCTTTTATGATACATtggggtccttttttaagctttaaactgAGTTGTAATCAACTACTTTTGTTTTGAAAAGATGGACTGGGATATTCGTTAACATTTTTCCTTTTGTGCTTTGCTGAAGTTGCAAGTCAggtggctttggaacaacatgatgtaaCATTTccaattaaccctttaaactcttTCTTTTTCAGGCCTGTTTTAAATACTATTGTCGGTCCTGCTGGCATTGGCGGCACTCTTTGGACGTGTTGAGCAGTCATCAACCTCTCATGAGGAACCAGAAGGGCTTGAATCCAAAATAAAGCAACAGACTCATCCCATGGAAGCTGCTGTTTCTCTAGGGAGCAGCCGTGGGCAAGAGAGTCTGGACTAAGCTGACTGTTTTGGGGAACTATTTTAAAGCACGAGTCTGAAAAGGAAAGTCTTACTTGGGCGAGTTGTTGCGTTTATTGCACTGCTCATGTTCTCATTCATCAACGCTCTATGCACACCAAATGGTTCATTTATGGTGACCCATTTGCACAGAGGTGGCCAGGAGAGAAATTACCACCTGAATGAAGAGTTTAAGTGTTTTGCATGCATAGAATATTAGTTTATTATCTTGCTGGTCTGATCAACTGATGCAGGCAAATGCTAGTTGGTGGCTTCATTTGTTACCATCTTTGCCAgtccaatattttattttatttcatttaatttggcTGCTCTGCTGGTGATTTTGGAGAGTTTTGTTATGTTGACATTTTAAGTCAGTTTTACCTGCTTTTCTGCCTGCTAGTTTGGGGTCATTCCATGGAAATATGAACCGATAGACTTACAGATTTTTTTGAAGTTTTGCTGTTCCAAGTGTCTTCTCCTGTGGGGCCATTTTTGAATTGTATTTagctttttaaacactattaaatggTTGATGAGCAACTTGGCTTGCGAAATGTTTGGCTGATGCTGTTGCTTATCAACCTGCACGCCATCAACCATCAAATCAATACATGTTAACAACTCTGGAACGCACTTTGACCGCTGAGAATGTGCTGTACATAGTTTTAATCAACTTATTGcactttatttttaatgtatcacTGTTGCCAGTGGTTTTAATTAGTTTGAGCAGAATGGGGTTAAATCTTTCCCGGTTACATAGACTTTTTTGAGAGGTGTTTACTGTTAAATGTAGAACTAAACTCTCCTAATTTTAGTTTAATAAATCCATCAAGCAGCATATAGCTCCGTTTCCCTAGTTTCTCGCTGAAGCGGTGCCAAAGAGCATCTTTCTCTTCCTTGTTGCCTTTTGCAGCTGCTTTTTAGAAATTAAAAGGTCTCTCTACCTCATTGCTCTGCAAGTGTTGCCATGGTTACTTACAAATGTAGATGATGTTCAGATAGGACAAAATAAAGTTGTTGAAGCATTGCACCATTGGAtgttctgtttattcaaatagaAATCAAATATGAAATGTATAGCCATTGTAAAAAAGCAAGAGTTTTATATACTTGAATACAAAAATTACACAATCAACAAAATGTTAAAGGGTTCAATaaaatttaagctcaatcgacagcatttgtggcataattttgattataaCAAAAATTATGTCAACACAAccctccttttcataaaaaaaaaaaagaagcaaaaataataataaaataaatcgaggttacattgaATTTTGCAGGATTACAGAGTAGGGGTCGACCGGTTGTGGATTTTGCCATTACGATATCTTAGGTGgttgaaaaggtttttaaaatcgattcatTGAATGATACATTTTCTTAGTCGGCACAGACATAGAGaccagagtccaaaatgaataaaatcccagatgtagtttatttttcaatcaaaatcccaataataatcagaaaaaaaagaagattagTTGGATAAAATTGGACATTTCACACTAAAGAAGCCTGAAACacacaagggactcttattttgaaatgatgtagacttggctctgttacaatggtctatatatatttaccaaattaagctttttatagcctgtttattattattcacaatatgaagttggagaccGAATGCATGTTCTGATGAGGGATGTTTCTATATAGtagcatttttctttgcatgccctaaattcaatttttaaaaaaaaaaactatctgcaactatcggcatagatatTTGCCGATAACaattagttccaaaaagcaactatctgcacagattaatcggtaaaaccgatatataccAATATAGTCATGGAAATTAGGTTATAAAATTGGATACAAGTTATCAAAGAataggttagaaagtgattttatcatactaaaatcatgttagcacacatattgtttacatcttgttgctatactattgaaacagtgaggattttaacatttatggattggccccatttacttccattgtaagtgcctcactgttactcagttatttgcttttttaaatggaggggcgagtcaaaattgctttttgtggtaatcaatattatgccacaaatgctgttgattgagcttaactgaattgaacctggaatattcctttaaattgatcCCTTGCGTAttagtttattaaatattttggctattttAATAATGCTTTCAGTGCAGTTAAATCAGCTTTGTTAGAAACAGTTGACCATATTTGAATCGGATTCTGTGTAGGTTTATTGTGACTTCCCAAAGTGCACAGGTGTAACATTAAGGCGAAACTGTAAGCAAAGCTCTTGGTTTTAAGAttaattgtcattgtgcagagtacaggtacagaggcaatgaaatgcagttgttttcgcatatcccaactaagccggggtcagagcacagggtcagctatgaaacagcgcccctggagcagatagggtcaagggccttgctcaagggcccaacagtggtatcttgactgtgcttgaacccccaacctttctgtcagtaacccagagccttaaccgctgagctaccACTGGTTTTGGTATTTTGGTCCCAGAATCACATGGTTTGACTTGGCTGATGCTAACCGCATGTGTGCATCATGCAAGATCAGTTTGTTTAGTTTGTGGCAGACGTAAAGCCGCGAGTCCTCCCGCCAGCAGGAGGGCAGAGACCAGCAGCAGAGGTACAGCACAGTTAGAGTCCACCAGCTGCCCAAAAACGACATTTCCCATGATCGCTGCCACACGGCCCACTCCAGTGAAAAATCCCAGAGCTGAGGagctagaaaagaaaaaaacaaacttaatacaattgtatttaaatgtcAGATTTTCAGGGGTAGTTCCCTCAACACTTTttgtccacttataatgttattcAAAGCACCAAATCAAACAATTATTTAGTTTACGAGACCGTTTTTCACCCTCTGTGATCCTTAGAATCAATCTTTTTGttgctgtacctttaagacttctatttGTAAATCGTTGTTTACATTTGAAGTGAGTAacaatattacattattataaactAATTATATAACTTATTATAATATCTTGATGTGAAGcattagataattgcatgtttTTACCGTAGTTGTGTTGGATAGAGCTCCGTCCCCACCACGTCCAGAGCGTTCCAGGAGATGACAGAGACGCCGCTGAACACACAGGACACGAGCAGACTCTGAGATTTAGTCTTTACCAAATAGATGACAAACACACTCACGCTGGACACCATCAGACTGACAGCTGCCAATCAAAATGCACATACATCAGGATATGTCAGAAATCACAATCAAAACATTCAATACTCTCAATCTCTATATTTCtcatatataaacacaaataaaagcatTCTGTACTAACAGAGCAGGATTTTCCCTCCAATCTTGTCCATGAACCAGATCGTAAAGATGTTTCCTGGCAAGTTTGAGGCTGCAGTTACGAAACCCTCCATGTAGactttaaaaaacacaaataagaCAATTATCTCATGTATTTATCTTTTACCCATGAGAATTAGTGATGATAAAGCTTGTCTTGTTTTATTTAGTTTCGTCTAAGGTTTGACTCGTTTAGCCTGGTTTTAATGTCATCATACCAGCAGTTTTGACAGGGTAGCAGCTTTCATTCTTTGAGCTTTGGATGCTAGATGCGTTGGCACATGGAGACCCTCCATCTTCAGCTCTCTTAAACAACTCCGGAAACCACATCCATAACCCATAATACCTGAACAGAGAAGTTCAAATAATGAACAGTGGCAAGAAAagttatgtgaaccctttggaattacctgcttttgtgtatacatttgtcttaaaatctgcttctaagttacaataatgaacaaacacaatctgtttaaactaataacacacaaattattgtattgttcttgtacatattgaatacatcattcagacattcacagtgtaggctggaaaaagtatgtgaacccctaggctaatggcATCAACAAAAACTACAGTCAGatgttggcaaacctggcatccaattaatgaaacgagaatggaggtgtgggttagagctactttgatatataaaaagcactcaaacattttgagtttgctattcacaagaagcataatctgctgacatggaccatgcctcgctaaaaatctcagaagacctacgatcaagaattgttgctttgcataaagctggaaatggTTACACAGTTATAtctaagagcttagatattcatctgtccacagttagacaaactgtctataaatggagatgatttcccacttccctagaagtggccgtcaagccaaaatgactcaaagggcacaccgcagaaagCTCAATGAGGTAAATAAGAACCCTACAGCGActgataaagacttgaaggaatcattggaactggttaacaactctgttcatgagtctgctATGAGGAAAttattaaacaggtatggtgtccatggcaggacatcacgaaGGAAGTCGCTGCAttccaataaaaacattgctgcacgcCTGAAGTTTGTCGAAGACCACTTATTCCgattagcattttttatttattccaaaacatgaaaaagtaaaacataaatgcacagaatcaacttttaaatgtatatatagaagtataataatcacacacattcaaactataaatccctctccactgcccctcaccGAAAGCCCTCCAAAAAGGTCAGTTAGCAGCACAACTTCATTATCAGACACCCTCAGGTTGCCCAGCCTTCTATCTGACATCTCTGcaaatgctgccaccctgcccatctccgtgcaccactcccgaaatgagggcgcaccagccaacttccatcccctcaGATCTGTCTAAAGATCATGACACCGGTCAGGACCCATGAAGACCACTTATTAAGATATTGGTAAATATACCAGATGTACTCTTGTCAATTTTATGTAAAGAAATTCAAATGACATATAAAGAGGACAGTCGTACAGAGTCATGAGAAAGTGtcccatatttaaaaaaaaaatagaaaactaTATTTGGCTATACATCACATATTTTCATACCCAAATGAAATGCAGTAGAATATTATCAGCAGAACAACACTTCTGGAAGCTAGTGGTTCAACGAAGAGCTGCTTAATGGGGGATAATGCCTGAAAAACACCCAGCAAAGCCGTTAAGAGGTGAGTAATGCTGTATACTTATACAGAATATTCcaaaaacaattcaaaacaaacagacaaacaaaaggTTAAAGGTCAGGGGTCATTACCTGTTTGAAAAGGCCACTGAAACGTTCAGATCTTGAGCCTGTACTGGGTCTGATCTTCTCTTCATTTTTAGATCTGATCACAAGCCCTTGTGCCTGTTGAGACACAAACTTATCATCACAAGCTGATATACCATGATAATGTGGAACAGTGGGAAGGTTGGTCTCATACGTACAGGAAATGGTTTAACGACACCTCTGTTGTTCAGTCTAAACATCTTCTGGAACACAGACAGCGCCTCTTTCTCACGCCCAGCCTGTGCAAAAAAACTATTCTTTTATCAAACCTGATAAACATTCATTATTAATAATACGTTTGTTATGGTTAATGAGCAACATATCTCTTAAAGCCAGTAGAATAGACACTATTTAATTGGACAAACAAAAACATGACTATGAGGAATGGAAGTACAGTCCCTAAACGTCACACTGTTTCGTCAGCTTAACGATCGACACAACACATACGCAAGAGTACCACATATTCATCCTCATATATGATGAGATGAAATCTCTgtgtaaattatctttaaaacctTTCTTAGGTCAACTGTTGCATTGAATGTAACAATTAGatctgtcgatttaacatgttaatttagtgcgattaatatttaaaaataacgagttaaaaaaagaatgaaatttaATCATGCCCCCCACGACCCTGTgcataaatttgtattttaaagtacaattttattaataaaagtcaGTATTTTCCTACCATAGAAGCAGTTCTAGCTTGAAGTATTATGAGCCacgtcagcagggggcagtcagcgcgccGAAACATACCTCACAAGTACCACAGGCACAGAATGCTCACACAGGACGAACGCGTTCTTGACGTTCTTGATGTCGCAGAGATCTCAACACTAAACTACTTTAACTTGACGCAGTGTCCTAGAAATACAGTGTTTATGATGCTGAATTCCAGACGCCACAAATGCATCCAGTGCAGAGGGAACGCAAGAACGTGTCCTGTGAGAGCATGGACAGGTTGACAAAATTAATTCATTCTCTAAGAATAGTTGAAATAACAATTTACCCAGTTGAACGACTGTACCTCCATTCTTCACAGCCTCGTTCGGAACTTTTAAGAACATTGGTTCAATTGTGAGCACATTCGTTAGTTCTGATTGCTGTGTTCCAGATGCCTGTACCTCCATGAGGAACTTGGGGCTCTCTGGCATGAATAGTTTGAAGATCAGTGCTGATGAGAGACTGGGGACTGAGCAGAGGACCACGAAAAGACGCCAACTTTGGAAATCCAACCAGCCCAAATGAGTGTTAAGATATGTCCTGGGGATGACCAACCAAGCCACACCTGAAAAAAAAGACATTcaaaatgtcctctgataaagtAACGTTCAGTTCCTACATATATGAAGAGTGATTTTAAATCCATTGATCTCCACTCTCAGCTAAATGAATGATGGTTTTACCAGCTGCCAAAATATTTCCAGCCATCCAGAAGGTGGCGAGAGCGCTAATCATAGCTCCCCTCCGCATTCGTGGCTGGAACTCGGAAAAATACGAGAAGATCACAGGAATGGATCCACCAACTCTGAGGAGGAGACAAGAGTAAAATGTGTTGACATTCTGTCTAACTACAATATGTTACTGTGTATGTAAAACCTCTTCTGTTGTGTTGTTGTTACCCGACTCCACTGAAGAACCGCAGAAGCAAAAAGAGCCAGAAACTCGGGGCCAAACTCGCCACGGCCCCAAACGTGCCGTTCACTGTTAGAGACACGACCAGAACGTTGCGTCTCCCTCTGCGATCGGCCAGATACCCCCAAACGTAACCGCCTACCATCATACCTGTCAGAGGAAAAAAACAGATGATCCATTTCCCTTGATAGTGCACATCAATCGGCATGCAGTACATTGCAAAAACGTTCCCTTACAGATGTTAGAAAACGTTGCTGTTATTACGATATTTATCAGATCTTAGAACTGCGTAAAACAGAATGCAAAGCTTTCTAAATGATATGCAGTCTTGCCAATGTACATGTGCTTACAGGGTTATTTTAAATGGTGAATCGACACATGTTAGCCTTTTTAATCACTAGGTTTGGGATTATAAAATCTGCAAACAGAGAGCATGACTCTGCAGTTTTCAAACAAATAGGGAACACACTGCCGTTTAGTGACATTTTGACCCATTTTAACTGCTTATTTCATAAAAATGAGAAGTGAATGAATAACGCTCCATGTTTGACCAGcagtttatttgtatttagaGCAAAACCATCCAGACAGATATTTAGATTTCTTCCTATTACCCACATTTTGTTTACTGTTGATATTTCTTCGTCATTGTAAACCTTATAAAGTTAGCAGAACTTACAATTATTGAGGCAATcagtttcatacatttttcaattaataaactcccaagtttaagttaatagaactttcagatttttattttatactacaCAAGCATGTTAATTGCttttaacttgaaatattgagtaaaCTAACTGCACTATACTGTTCAAGCAACATGATTTTTACTGCTTGCTCAATTAACTTgtttaaaatgagctaatgcaacacaattcttaAGCATTTGATATCAACTTAATTGCACTGTGTACAATCCATTTGTGTTCACTTAATCCAATTGTGGAATTGTGTctatgtgaataatatttgttgcatcaatgtATGCTGAAAACGGGCAAGGGATAACCAGTTCCTAGCATACTTTGTGAATTtggaaattaaatgttattttaatgcagtggttctcaaccctgttcctggagccccaccaaaactacacattttggatatctccctaatcaaacacacctgattcaactcatcagctcgttagtagagactccaagacctgaattgggtgtgtcagaaaagggagaaaaTGTGCCGTGATGGggagcctccaggaacagggttgagaaccactgttttaatgcatttctatgcctTTTAGTGTTTAAAAGTTTAAGTTATGTTAACTtaattcatttatattttcactacacaaagtatttgagtagagcctatatttaaatgttatatcaaagaaacacattttttattgtgtAGAACAAATGTCTACAATTCAATTAAGTTAAACCAaccattttttctctctctgtgtaatacattttaatgccaCTTAACTTAAAAATTAACTCTTTGGCTGAATTTAAAATGACCATGTAAGCTCAACTTAAACACTTAAAGTAGAGAGAACCTAACTAGCTAGAAATAGCTTTCTATGCTAATCTATGAACTATGCCAAGCATAGTGTTTCCAGTTAGCATACATTCAGCATGCTAGCGTTCATTGTACTAGCTAGTTCTACAATGAATGAATGCTTGCATGCTGAATGCATGCTAACTGGAAACACTATGCTTAGTTTATTAGCAATTGCTCAGTGGGTAACGCAACAAACTATACATGGTGGTCCATAAGAAAAAAAACTGGGACTCTATTTGATTACTCATACCTTACAAATGCACAAAGGGGTGTGCATGATATCTgatattatacaaattatatttggCGTTCTTTAAcgactttttaaaacaaaaacattacgtcactgtgacatcatcttgAGCAACAACTtggtacaaataaataaattgtttggcccaaaaaactaaaaagcgGGCCACATGGCAAAAGAGAAGCAAAAACAGATGtactaattatttatttgttgttgctCACAATTACATCACAGTGACGTCATTTTGATGTTTCCAAAAAGTCGTAGAAATACGCCAATAATCATAATGCCTTTGTGCATTTTTAATATACATGGAATCAAACATGATGGCCCCTTTTTTCATTTGTGTGGCCACCCGGTAGAATAAACTTAAATTGTACCTGTCCTCAACCTAAACTCAAGCTCCACTATTCACCATAACAGTATCCCCAGAAAAATTTTACATATCTGAAACTCTTCTaaattacacaacaaaacaaacctccccctttacattcatcttgcaaaaaacaaacattatacaacgcttatttttaacatttactctccctgtcgaGTGCCGTACATAGCATGCTGGGACATAGAAATCCCCTGCCAGTTTCAtttaaattactgtaatttaaagagacaagttcattaaactcaaaacaaaaaaacaaatcaggTTACTTAAAGGTGTAAGTTCAGTGAACTCAAAAGAATGAGAAAGTTCTATATACTCATCTAggatcatttatatttattttttccctccACTGAAAACCATaatttgattgagtaaactcgttccctcaGTTGAACTGAGTAATGGCGTTTCCAAAACTTGTGTATTTCAGTTCGATTAACTTGATCTTATAGAattaacttaactatttaagttaagtaaactagatgcaagtagactcagatttgttatttaaatattgttgtttctattgttgataataattgtatttgaactgatttaattttaaagcattatgggtattccccatagccatCATTTTTAACTCAAAATGTTgcgttattaacacttaaaatttgAAGTATAtggatttttaagataaataatttcaattaattaaaaagtaatacTTAAGACAACTTCCAGACAGTGCCAGTAATGATAACTTTAAGGTTTATcaattattttgagcattagggtttacagtgctcTTTCCAAGTGGGTGGTTACCTGAAGGTTGCAGGTTCAATCCCTGCAACCTCAGATTATTCCAGAGGGTTTGTCACTATAATAGGTGTACTGTAATCTACTTAGCAGATTCATTCCTATCCAATGTAGCTTTTGAGACATTTTGTTTAGTGTCTGTCTCTTGAAGCTCAAATATAAAGCATTAATTTACTGAATAAAATTAAATGGAATTTAACAAAACAGAAAGACGGATGATACGAACCGAGGAAAATGCTGGCAGTGAGGACTCCCATGTCGCCTGAGCTGAGTTGAAGGTCACAGCGTGCTGTGGGCAGGAGAAAGGACACACATAGGATCTCCACGGCATCACTGGCATTTGCCCACCCACAGATGACCAACAGCAGCCAGTGGAAGAGCCCGAACCCTGCAGATgtacagacagattgacagatatAGACAACTGCATCTAAAAACACATTTGAGACAGTAGGCAAGAAATAAATCAGCATATACATAAAGGTGATATAGACCTGCTTCCTCGACTGCCACCTCATAAGAGAGCTTCTTGTTGCTGGACACCAGATCACCTGATAGAAACA
It includes:
- the LOC127637975 gene encoding synaptic vesicle glycoprotein 2B-like, which codes for MARRGHEDKEPLLQVSHEDEDGDLVSSNKKLSYEVAVEEAGFGLFHWLLLVICGWANASDAVEILCVSFLLPTARCDLQLSSGDMGVLTASIFLGMMVGGYVWGYLADRRGRRNVLVVSLTVNGTFGAVASLAPSFWLFLLLRFFSGVGVGGSIPVIFSYFSEFQPRMRRGAMISALATFWMAGNILAAGVAWLVIPRTYLNTHLGWLDFQSWRLFVVLCSVPSLSSALIFKLFMPESPKFLMEAGREKEALSVFQKMFRLNNRGVVKPFPAQGLVIRSKNEEKIRPSTGSRSERFSGLFKQALSPIKQLFVEPLASRSVVLLIIFYCISFGYYGLWMWFPELFKRAEDGGSPCANASSIQSSKNESCYPVKTAVYMEGFVTAASNLPGNIFTIWFMDKIGGKILLSVSLMVSSVSVFVIYLVKTKSQSLLVSCVFSGVSVISWNALDVVGTELYPTQLRSSALGFFTGVGRVAAIMGNVVFGQLVDSNCAVPLLLVSALLLAGGLAALRLPQTKQTDLA